The sequence CCAGCCGAGCTTCTCATGGGCACGGCTTGGATCTCCCAGCAGGGTTTCCACTTCCGCTGGCCTGAAGTATCGGGGGTCGATGCGCACCACGGCGGCACCGGTGTCGGTGCGGCGGCCAACTTCTTCCAGGCCTTCCCCATGCCACTCGATGGCAGCACCACCCGTTGAATCCTTCCAGCCAACGGCTTCAGCGGCCAGCTCAATGAAGCGCCGCACACTCTCCTGGCGCCCTGTGGCGATCACGAAGTCTTCTGGTGAGCCTTCCTGTTGCAGCATCCGCCATTGCATCTCGACATAGTCCCGGGCATGTCCCCAGTCGCGCAGGGAGTCGAGATTGCCCATGTAAAGACATTGATCCAGGCCTGCATCGATTCTTGCTAGCCCCCGCGTAATCTTGCGTGTTACAAAGGTCTCACCCCTGCGCGGCGACTCATGGTTGAACAGAATGCCGTTACAGGCGTACATGCCATAGGCCTCTCGATAATTGACTGTGATCCAGTAGGCATACAGTTTGGCGACTCCATAGGGGCTCCTGGGGTAGAATGGAGTACTCTCCTTCTGTGGGGTCTCCTGCACCAGCCCGTAGAGTTCGCTGGTGCTGGCCTGGTAGATCCGGGTGCGTTCAGAGAGTCCAAGAATCCTCACGGCTTCGAGAATTCTGAGCGTGCCAAGACCATCGCTGTTGGCAGTGTACTCAGGCGCTTCAAAGCTCACCTGAACATGGCTCTGTGCCCCCAGGTTGTAGATCTCATCAGGTTGAACCTGCTGTACGATCCTAATCAGGTTGGTGCTGTCTGTGAGATCGCCATAGTGCAGCACCAGGCGCGGATCACTGACATGGGGATCCTGGTAGAGATGGTCGATGCGGCTGGTGTTGAAGCTGCTGGAGCGGCGCTTGATCCCATGCACTTCATAGCCCTTCTCGAGCAGTAATTCGGCCAGGTAACTTCCGTCTTGACCTGTGATTCCGGTGATCAACGCTGTCTTGCTCATACCGCTGCTGCAGTTGCTGGGGGCGTGCGCGTCATTGTGACCTGTCTTGGGATCAGTGACCGTGTGTCCCGTCTGTCCTTCGCATCGGCTCATGGCTGCAGTGGGGAGCAAGATGGGCAGGAGAGCCTGGATGGTCTGTGAGCGCACTTCGGATTGCCCTCCCTCCCGGGGCCGCGGATCCCGTGATGGTTCCGATCCTGCATCGGCTGCTGAACGTGCTGCTTGCCGCAGACCTGCCGCTGGAACAGCTGGAGTCCTGGGAGGCCGTGGAGTTCGGCCTCGGGCCGGTGGCCGTGCTCTTCCCCACCCCCGATCAGGCCCTCTGCGCTGATCTGTTGCAGTCCGAGGGCGGCCTGGCCGGCCACTACACCCGTCTGGCCGATCTGGCCTCGGCCTGGGCGGCGACAGAGCCGCAGCCCCAGCTGCGTCTGGTCAACCTGGGCCTCAGCTCCGTGCCCCAGCTGGTGGGCTGGGCGGTGGCGGCGCTGCAAGGTGGAGCGCTTGCGGACTCTTTGCCGGTGGCTGGCGATGGCTCAGGGGCCGACCTTGCCGACCAGGATCTCTGGCTTCGCGCTCAGCCCGAAGCCCTCAACGCCGTGATTGCTCTGGACCTGCTCCAGAGCCAGCCGCAGATCCTGCCGACCTACCTCAGGCTGGACGGCCATTCCCTCGCTGCTGGTGCTGAACGGCGCCCACCCGACCATGACTGCCTCTCGCGCCTGGAGGCGTCGGCCCAGCCAGAGCGGTTGCTGGAGCAGTGCCAACGGTTGGCCCGCTTTGAGGCTGACCTGCACGATCTCGGCCTGGAGCTCGGAGCAGCTCGAGCCGAGCTGATTGATGCCGCCTGGATCCGGGAGCAACTGGCGGAGCAGCTGCAACAGATGGAGGCCGCCCTGGCAGATCTGGCGACGTGCCAAAGCGACCGTCTCCACCTCAGGCAACAGTTGGAGGCCGAGCAGCTCAACCAGGCGGAGCTGCTGGCCAACCAGCAGCAGATCCAGGCCACCCTGGAGCAGGCGGTTCAGTTCTCCCGCAGCCAGAATGCCCTGCATGACTCGGCCCTGAAGGTGATCAGGGGGTTGCAGCGTCAGCAGAGCTTGCTCGGCAGGGCCTGACCACCGGACGCGGCGAGCGCAGCCAAGCGGGCCGGCCCGGCCGGTCGTTGTCCAGATAGCCCACCAGTTCCAGAGCATCGGCGGCAGCAGCACTGGCCAGGGAGTCCTGCTCGGGGTGGGGCCAGCGGGCGATCAGCCGGCTGCGGTTGGCCTCGATGAAGCGATAGCGGCCCGGACTCGACCCTTCCGGGTGAATGACGAGGCTGTCCGGTTCCACGCTGAAGTCCCCGCCGAAGCGCTGCCTCAGCCGGTGGCAGAGATCGGTGTCTTCCTGGCCGTTGAGATAGCCCACATCAAAGCCCTGCACAGCGGCGAACTCCCGGGCGCGCAGCAGCAGACAGGCTGCTGTGGCGGCTGGGGTGCGGCGACGCTGCAAGAGGGGCGCTGCGGCGGCGCCTGCATGCAGGGCCAGGCCCAGGGGGCTGGCCTGGCCGAAGACGACGCCCAGGCACTGCACCTGGCCTGCGGGGGTGAGCAGGGCCGGTTGGGCGCCGCGGCACCGTGGATCCTCCAGGGCACTCAGCAGCGGGGGCAGGGCCCCAGCTGCCATGCGGGCATCGCTGTTCAGGAACAGCACCCTGCTGCCGCGGCTGGACGCGAAGCCGAGGTTGCATCCCAGCGCGAAGCCGAAATTGCTGGGCTGCCGCAGCACCCGCACGCGGCGATCGAGCCTGGGTGCCTCATCCAGAACGGCGCAGGTGCCTGCATCGCCGTTGCCGTTGTCCACCAGCAGGATCTCCAGCTTCTGGGAGCCCTGCATTTGCCCCAGGTGCTTCAGGCAGTGGCCTAGTTCCGTCCCCGCGCCCCACACGGGAATCACCACGGACACCAGCTCGTCATCTCGGCTCTGCTCGTGGACTGAGCTCCAGCAGAGCCGCCGCCTTTCCTGCAGCAGGTTCTCGTGGCAGCGGCGCCGGGCCTCCTGCCAGTGGCGGGGATGCTCGGTGGGCTCCAGGGGGGCCTCGAGCTCGATGGCCAGGCCGGGCAGCCATGGCCAGCGGTGCCAGCCGAGCAGCCAGTCGCGCCCCAGGGCCAGGCGAATCCCCCGCTCCAGGCGGGCCTGGGGTTCCTCGCGGCCATTGAGGGGGTGGTATCGGCCATGGCCATCGGCGATCAGCTGGCCATCGAGCCAGAGCAGGGCGGGATGCGGGTCTTCCCCAGGGGCCTCGCCATCGAGCACCGCCACCACGCGGCTGTCCCAGACCAGCAGATGCAGCAGGCCCAGCCGCAGGGTCGACGGGCTGGCCGCCGAGAGCTCCAGCTGGTGGGCCGGATGGGCCAGCACCCAGGCCAGCAGGGCCTCGGGGGTTTCCGGCAGGGGCCCCTGGGTGCGCAGCCGTTCCACGCCGTCACGCTCAAGCTGGGCGATGAGGGCCTGGCGGGCCTTCCGGGTGCACAGGGGCCGCAACCCCGGCGACGCTTCGGCCACCTGCAAGAGCTGCTGCAGGGCCCTGCCCGGCTCACCTGAGCCCATCAGCCGCGAGGCCTGCAGCAACCGGCGGCTGGCCTCGGGCAGCCAGACGAGATCGGGAGGAGCAGCAGCCATGGCTTCAGGCGCGGCGGGGGGCAGAGGTGTTCAGCCGCGGGCATCGGAGCCGTGGCCACCACGGCTTAAAGTGCCACCACGCCTGGGTTGCCGCATGAAAGCTGTCATCCTCGCAGGCGGTTTGGGCACCCGCCTCTCCGAGGAGACCCAGGTGCGTCCTAAGCCCATGGTGGAGGTGGGCGGACGGCCGATCCTGTGGCACATCCTCAAGATCTACAGCGCCTTTGGCATCAACGACTTTGTCGTGTGTTGTGGCTACAAGGGCTACATGATCAAGGAATACTTCGCGAATTATTTTCTTCACACCAGCGATGTCACGTTCCACATGGATGAGGGCAATCGCATGGAGGTGCACCACCAGAAGACCGAGCCCTGGAAAGTGACCCTGGTGGATACGGGAGAGAGCACCCAGACCGGCGGGCGGCTGGCCAGGGTGCGTCCCTATCTGGGGGATCAGTCGTTCTGCTTCACCTATGGCGATGGTCTCGCCGATGTGGATGTGGAGGCCCTGGTGCAGCACCACGCCAGCCAGGGCCTGCAGGCCACGCTCACGGCCGTTCAGCCACCAGGGCGCTATGGCGCCCTCCATCTCGAAGACCAGCGGGTGCGCCAGTTCCAGGAGAAGCCTGATGGCGACAATGCCTGGATCAACGGTGGTTTCTTTGTGCTGGAGCCCTCGGTGTGTGATCTGATCCGCGATGACGCCAGCGTTTTCGAGGCCGACGTGCTGCCGCGTCTGGCGGCGGCTGGCCAGCTCTCGGCCTTCCGCCACAGCGGCTTCTGGCAGCCGATGGACACCCTCAGGGAGCGCAACCGTCTCGAAGCGCTCTGGCAGGGCGGGCAGGCTCCCTGGAAGCGCTGGCCATGAGCATCGATCCGGCCTTCTGGGCCGGCCGGCGGGTGCTGCTCACCGGCCACACCGGTTTCAAGGGGGCCTGGCTGGCCCTCTGGCTGCTGCGGCTCGGGGCGAGGGTCGAAGGGCTGGCCCTGCCGCCTGAAGCCACCACCAGCCTCTATGGCGCCCTGGAACTCGAGCACCGCTTCCCGGAGCAGCTCCAATCCCACCTGCTCGACCTGCGCGATGCCGAGGCCGTGGCTGCAGCGGTGCGGCACGCCCGCCCCCAGGTGGTGCTCCATCTGGCGGCCCAGGCCCTGGTGCGGCGGGGCTACGCCGATCCCCTCGGCACCTGGGCCACAAACGTGCAGGGCAGCCTGCATCTGCTGGAAGCCCTCAGGTGCCTGCCCCATCCCTGCGCTGTGGTCATGGTGACCACCGACAAGGTGTATGAGAACCGGGAGTGGCTGCACGGCTACCGGGAGCCCGACCGGCTCGGAGGCCATGACCCCTACAGCGCCAGCAAGGCGGCCGCCGAGCTGGCCATTGCCTCCTGGCGCAGCAGTTTCTGCGGGTCGGGCGCCCACCAGACCCCCCATCTCGCGATCGCCACGGCCAGGGCTGGCAACGTGATCGGCGGGGGCGACTCGGCTCCCGATCGGATCGTGCCCGATGCGATGCGCGCCTGGGCGGCAGCGGAGACCCTTGACCTGCGCCACCCCCGGGCCACCCGCCCATGGCAGCACGTGCTCGAACCCCTGGGCGGCTACCTGCAGCTGGCGCAAGCGCTGAGCCGGGATCCGGCGGCTTTCGCCGAGGCCTGGAACTTCGGACCGGGGCTGGAGTCGAACCGCACGGTGCAGGAGCTGGTGCTGGCCCTGCAGTCCCACTGGCCTGGCCGCTGGCGCGATTGCAGCGGCCCTGGGGCTCCCCATGAAGCCGGCCTGCTGCACCTGGCTATCGACAAGGCCGTCAGCCGGCTGCTCTGGCAGCCCCGCTGGGACTTCGCCACCACCGTGGCCCGCACGGCCGGCTGGTACCGACAGGTGTATGAAGGGGCGTCACCCCTGGCGTGCTGCCAGGCCGACCTGGAGGCCTATGGGGCGGGCTGAGCCATGAATGACCACGTTCAGAGTGTCTTTGCCGAACGCCATCAGCTCGACCTGCTGATGATGCGTGGGAACAGGATTCCCTCCCCCACCGCCCATCGCCGGCGCAGCGATCCCTATGGGGTTCATCTGGGCACGGGAGCCACCCCGGAGGCGTTCGATGGCAGGGTCGACGCCCTGCGCATCCACCGCCTGGAGCGCTTCTCCAACAGCCTCGCCCAGCTCTGCCATGCCTCTCACCTCGCCCGTAGGATCGGTGCCAGGGTGCTGGAGGTTCCGGATGCCTGGTACCTCCGCCGAGGCTCCACGCGTCTGGCCAATGGCCTGGAGGTGATCAATGGCCTCAGCCATTTCCCCCCCGAGCACACCCGGCTGGAGGGGCGCTTCTTCTACTGCCATACCCTCGGCGCCCTGGCCCATCCGATGCCCGGCTTCCGCAGCCTGCTGCAGCAGTTACGCCCCGCCATGACCCTGGCGCTGGAAGGGCAGGCTCTGCCGGACGACCACCTGGTGGTGCACATCCGCTGCGGTGACATCTTCGATCGCCACCCCCATCCGGGCTACTACCAGCCACCGCTGGCCTTCTACACCCTGGTGCTGCAGCAGCGGGCCTGGGCCCATGTGCATCTGGTGTTTGAAGACTTCGGCAATCCCGTGGTGCTGGCTCTGCAACAGCACTGCCGCTCCCTGGGCCTGGAGGTGACCCTGCACAGCTGGGGCCTGGAGCGTGACATCGCCTTTCTGGTGCGCGGGCGGCATTTCGTCGCGGGACGGGGGACCTTCATGCAGGGGGTGGTCGCCCTCTCCCCCCATGCGCGAACCGTCTACAGCTTCTGGCCCTTCGATCCCGACCACGGCTGGGGACTCGACGGCGTGACCAATGTGCTGATCGAAGACCGCAAGGGTCGCTACCTGCGCAAGGTGCGGCCATGGCGCAACTCCCGCCTGCAGCGGGCCTTCATGCTGGCTTACCCCGAGCGTCTGCTGGATCAGCGAACGGCCTGATCAGCGGACCTGATCAGCGGGCTGGCTCAGCCGACGACAGATTGATCGACCGCCTCCTCTCGACGACGCAGGGCCTGGAGGGAAGCACGGCCTGGAGGCTTGCAGAAGCGGTGCCGTGAGAGGGCCAGGGGGAGAGCCGCCGGCGTGATCGGCCCCTGGGCCGGCCAATCCATGCCCCAGACCCTCAGCCCAAACCGTTGCTGGGCCTCGGCGAACTCGGCGGCGAGGGAGGGCGCGTCGAACAGGTCGGCCCAGCTGGTCTTCGGCGCCTCATCCAGGCTCGATCCCGCGAGCTGGGCCTTGAGCTTCCGGCGCAACTGCTGACGCCGTTCGCCTCGGGGGGGTTGATTGAGGCCCTGGAGGCATTGCTGAGCGAGTGCCACAGCGCGCGGCGAGAGATCTGGGGAGATCGGCAGTCCGGCCTGCCATGGCGGCGGGGCTGTCATGGACTCACCGCCGGATGCAGGCAGGTCGGAGCAGCCGGCACCTCCAAACAGGCTCAGGGTGGTCCAGGTGCTGGCCAGGCGGTGACCCCCGCCAGGCGGGTGCAGGACAAAGCGCAGCCCTCGGGCGCCGCACCATTCCAGCAGCGGTTCGAACAGGCGATCCAGCCGGTAGCGCTGGGGATGGCGCTCCAGTTGGCGTGCGGCGAAGGCGTCATAGGAGCCTGCACAGCGGAAGGCCATCAGACAACGGGCGAAGTCGCGCGCCAGTTGTTCGCGGCCGTCAAAGAGATGCACCACGATGGCCAGCTGGAAGCCCCGTTCGTCCACCTGCTGCCGCAGGCGGCCGAAGCGGCGTTCCTGAAGCAGCGACGGCACCAGGCCGGAGGCTACAGCCCACAGGTGTTCATGGCGCCGCCAGGGCTTCCACAGGCGCCCTCGCTCGAGGCGGTTCCAGGCGCTCCAGTCGTTCCGCAGCACCGCCGGCAGCAGCGCCTCGCCCGGGTGGGCCCAGATGCCGTGCTGCCGCAGCTGCCGGCGGTTGGCCGCGACATCCGCGGCCAGCTCGGCCATCAGGCCGCCATCCAGACCGGTGTGAAGCAGCAGCTCGCGGGGAGCCTTGTAGTCACGTCCTGCCCCGGACTTCACCATGTGCACCACCCAGGCCCCTGCACCCTACGGGTGAGGGTCTCTGGCAGGCTGTCACCGCCGCAGCGGCACCTTCTCCATGGCGCAGCGATTGGCCCAGGCCCACCCCACGGCCATCGAGGGGCTGGTGGAGCTGGCTTCATCGCCGTTTCTCGATGACCGCGGCAGTTTCCTGAATGCCTTCCGCCGTGAAGACCTGGCGCCCTGGTGGGGGGATCGGCCTGTGCACCAGATCAACGTGAGCCGCACGGAGCGGATCGGCGCCCTGCGTGGTCTGCACGTGCAGCGGGGAGTGACTCCGGAAGCCAAGCTCGTCCGCTGCCTGCGGGGCAGGGTGTTTGACGTCGCCCTGGACGGTCGACAGGGTTCCCCCACCCGGGGGCAGTGGCTGGCCCTGGAACTGAGTGCTGAGGCGGGCAATGCCTGGTTGATCCCCGAGGGTTGCCTGCACGGCTTTCAAGTGTTGGAGGCTGGCAGCGAGCTCCTCTACGTGCATTCCGCTCCCTACCGGCCTGCTGACCAGGTGGGTGTGGTGTGGAATGATCCAGACCTCGGCATCGCCTGGCCTCTGCCAGT is a genomic window of Cyanobium sp. NS01 containing:
- the gmd gene encoding GDP-mannose 4,6-dehydratase, producing the protein MSKTALITGITGQDGSYLAELLLEKGYEVHGIKRRSSSFNTSRIDHLYQDPHVSDPRLVLHYGDLTDSTNLIRIVQQVQPDEIYNLGAQSHVQVSFEAPEYTANSDGLGTLRILEAVRILGLSERTRIYQASTSELYGLVQETPQKESTPFYPRSPYGVAKLYAYWITVNYREAYGMYACNGILFNHESPRRGETFVTRKITRGLARIDAGLDQCLYMGNLDSLRDWGHARDYVEMQWRMLQQEGSPEDFVIATGRQESVRRFIELAAEAVGWKDSTGGAAIEWHGEGLEEVGRRTDTGAAVVRIDPRYFRPAEVETLLGDPSRAHEKLGWTPTTTLEELVEEMVTCDKLEASKEATLRREGFTVVGSMENPPTNPNAVSPKVKA
- a CDS encoding glycosyltransferase family 2 protein — protein: MAAAPPDLVWLPEASRRLLQASRLMGSGEPGRALQQLLQVAEASPGLRPLCTRKARQALIAQLERDGVERLRTQGPLPETPEALLAWVLAHPAHQLELSAASPSTLRLGLLHLLVWDSRVVAVLDGEAPGEDPHPALLWLDGQLIADGHGRYHPLNGREEPQARLERGIRLALGRDWLLGWHRWPWLPGLAIELEAPLEPTEHPRHWQEARRRCHENLLQERRRLCWSSVHEQSRDDELVSVVIPVWGAGTELGHCLKHLGQMQGSQKLEILLVDNGNGDAGTCAVLDEAPRLDRRVRVLRQPSNFGFALGCNLGFASSRGSRVLFLNSDARMAAGALPPLLSALEDPRCRGAQPALLTPAGQVQCLGVVFGQASPLGLALHAGAAAAPLLQRRRTPAATAACLLLRAREFAAVQGFDVGYLNGQEDTDLCHRLRQRFGGDFSVEPDSLVIHPEGSSPGRYRFIEANRSRLIARWPHPEQDSLASAAAADALELVGYLDNDRPGRPAWLRSPRPVVRPCRASSADAATP
- the rfbF gene encoding glucose-1-phosphate cytidylyltransferase codes for the protein MKAVILAGGLGTRLSEETQVRPKPMVEVGGRPILWHILKIYSAFGINDFVVCCGYKGYMIKEYFANYFLHTSDVTFHMDEGNRMEVHHQKTEPWKVTLVDTGESTQTGGRLARVRPYLGDQSFCFTYGDGLADVDVEALVQHHASQGLQATLTAVQPPGRYGALHLEDQRVRQFQEKPDGDNAWINGGFFVLEPSVCDLIRDDASVFEADVLPRLAAAGQLSAFRHSGFWQPMDTLRERNRLEALWQGGQAPWKRWP
- the rfbG gene encoding CDP-glucose 4,6-dehydratase, producing the protein MSIDPAFWAGRRVLLTGHTGFKGAWLALWLLRLGARVEGLALPPEATTSLYGALELEHRFPEQLQSHLLDLRDAEAVAAAVRHARPQVVLHLAAQALVRRGYADPLGTWATNVQGSLHLLEALRCLPHPCAVVMVTTDKVYENREWLHGYREPDRLGGHDPYSASKAAAELAIASWRSSFCGSGAHQTPHLAIATARAGNVIGGGDSAPDRIVPDAMRAWAAAETLDLRHPRATRPWQHVLEPLGGYLQLAQALSRDPAAFAEAWNFGPGLESNRTVQELVLALQSHWPGRWRDCSGPGAPHEAGLLHLAIDKAVSRLLWQPRWDFATTVARTAGWYRQVYEGASPLACCQADLEAYGAG
- a CDS encoding dTDP-4-dehydrorhamnose 3,5-epimerase family protein, producing the protein MAQRLAQAHPTAIEGLVELASSPFLDDRGSFLNAFRREDLAPWWGDRPVHQINVSRTERIGALRGLHVQRGVTPEAKLVRCLRGRVFDVALDGRQGSPTRGQWLALELSAEAGNAWLIPEGCLHGFQVLEAGSELLYVHSAPYRPADQVGVVWNDPDLGIAWPLPVVDLSPRDQQLPRLADL